The proteins below are encoded in one region of Sander lucioperca isolate FBNREF2018 chromosome 11, SLUC_FBN_1.2, whole genome shotgun sequence:
- the LOC116058712 gene encoding putative nuclease HARBI1 — MAEQRFNYHHSRGRTIIERAFGMMKTRFRCIFLEALEVHPVFVPKVVTACVILHNICVGVGDELEEAVEEDDNQPPLERDGGESRSGAAWRATLTNDVSALHEAPLDHDYFSQVNN, encoded by the exons ATGGCAGAGCAACGGTTTAATTACCATCATTCCAGAGGTCGCACAATCATTGAGCGTGCCTTTGGAATGATGAAAACCCGCTTCAGGTGCATCTTTTTAGAAGCACTTGAAGTACATCCAGTGTTTGTCCCTAAG GTGGTGACAGCGTGTGtaattttacacaacatttgtgTTGGTGTTGGGGATGAGCTGGAAGAGGCTGTGGAGGAGGACGACAACCAGCCACCTCTGGAGCGTGATGGTGGGGAGAGCCGGAGTGGAGCAGCTTGGCGGGCCACGCTGACCAACGACGTGTCTGCACTGCATGAGGCACCCCTGGACCACGACTATTTTTCCCAGGTGAATAATTAA